The sequence TGCCCAGGGCGAATATGTCGGGCACGAACGGTTGCGGCACGTCGATCAATACCGCCTCCGCGTCGACGATGAGATTGAATTCGTCTTTCGGCTGACGCGCATGGAATCGTCGCAGCCCTACCAGCTTACGGTGGGCGACGAGATTCGCGTCGAGTCGCTCAGCGACGCGACTCTGAACCGCGACCTGGTGATCCAACCCGACGGCTACATCACGCTGCCGCTGGTCAACGAGGTGCGCGCCACGCAGCACACGGTGCCTCAGCTTCGGGCCGAAGTCGAGCGGCGGCTCAAGAAGTTCTACAAAGAGCCGGCGATCACGATCACCCCTGTGCGGCTCAACGCGCAACTGGAAGACCTGCGGGCGACGAGCGACGCCCGGTTCGGCTTCGGCGGCCAGTCGCGCCGCGCACGGGTGACACCCGAAGGCACGATCCAATTGCCCGCCCTCGGCAACGTGCCGGTGCAGGGCCTGACGCTGATGGAAGTGCAACGCGAGCTGCACGAACGTCTGGGCCGGCGCTTCGAGGGAATGGAGATCACGCCGGTGCTGGGCGCACGGGCACCGCGCTATATCTACGTCGTCGGCGAAGTACGAACGCCGGGGCGCTATGAGCTGACCGGCCCCACGACCGCGATGCAGGCCATCAGCATGGCGGGCGGTTGGATCTACGGCGGCAACTTGTGGAACACGGTGGTCTTTCGCCGTGGC is a genomic window of Pirellulales bacterium containing:
- a CDS encoding polysaccharide biosynthesis/export family protein produces the protein MMKHAIVAVILCAGCVNFGFWILDFELGSIQRCPRDSSAGASPRHSVSTEFVHRAALPQPPIQNPKSKIQNGIELCQALGPAAPYAIKGLDCASGACGEMGWDAARPIPWQRYAQGEYVGHERLRHVDQYRLRVDDEIEFVFRLTRMESSQPYQLTVGDEIRVESLSDATLNRDLVIQPDGYITLPLVNEVRATQHTVPQLRAEVERRLKKFYKEPAITITPVRLNAQLEDLRATSDARFGFGGQSRRARVTPEGTIQLPALGNVPVQGLTLMEVQRELHERLGRRFEGMEITPVLGARAPRYIYVVGEVRTPGRYELTGPTTAMQAISMAGGWIYGGNLWNTVVFRRGDDWRLLATKLDLRGPLYGKRPCPADEIWLNDSDIVLVPKSRILVYDNVISLLFTQGLWGIVPFSTATTFSITRFGAL